CCTTTAGAGAGAATCGAGTAGGCCGCGGGCCAGGCGGTCGGCCTCGTCGATCGCCAGGCGGGATTTCAGGACCTCCTTGGCCTCGGGAATCCTGCCCGCGCGCACGAGCAGAGCCGCGAGGCGCAGCGATGCGCCGCCGAAGGCGGGGTTGGCGTCGCGCGCGGCCCGGTAGTCGCTCTCCGCGCCGCCGAGGTCTCCGAGGCCCTCGCGAGCCGCCCCGCGGAACATCAGGACCTGCGCGTTCGACGGATCCTGCCGGAGGTGCCGCTCGGCCTCGGCCAGCGCGGTGCGCGGATCGCCGAGGTTGAGCGCGGTCCAGCATCGCTCGAGGTGGATGCCGGGGAAATCCGGCTCGGCCGCGGCCACGTTCCCAAGCTCTGCCTCCGCTTCGCGCAGCCGCCCGCTCATTCGCAAAGCCCGCGCCCGCTGGAACCGGACCCCGGGCGTGTCGCTCTCCGCGAGGAGCGCGTCGAGGAGCGGCAGCGCCTCGCCGGGCACTCCCGCCTCGAGCGCCTTCGACGCTTGCTGGAACCGGCGGTAGGTCGCGAGCTCGTCCTTCGGGTCGATCATCGCTCCGGATGCGCCGCCGCGGGCGCCGGTCCCGACGTACCCCAGGCTGAGGAGACGAGGATCCGCCGCCATCGGAGGCGGGCCTCCCTCGCGCGACCCGGTCTCCCGCGCTCGACGAATCCACGCGTCCAGCTCCCCGGCCTCTTCGGCACGTTCGGAGTACAGGCTCCGGGTCTCCCCCGGGTCGGACGCGAGATCGTAGAGCTCTGGGCGCGGCGCGGAAACGTACTTGGCATGGCCGTCCACCGCTCCGTGCAGCGGGCTCCAGCCGTAATGGGCGAACGGAAGCTCCGTCTCGAGGTAGACCCGGCGGGGAGAGGCCGGCGATCTCGCTCCGAGGTCGAGAGGCGTACCGTCGAGCCCCGATGGGACGGGGAGCCCGAGGAGGCTCATCAGCGTGGGAACGAGGTCCACGGTCTGGACCGGGGACGAGTAAGCCTTCCCTCTCGGCACGCGCGGCCCGGCCATGAGGAGCGGAACGCGGACGGTCGGCTCGTACAGGAAGAAGCCGTGCGTCTCCTCGCCGTGCTCTCCCAGCGCCTCGCCGTGGTCGCCCACCACGCACACCAGGAGGCTCTCCCCAGCCAGCGCGGACGCGAGCCGCGGCTCGAGGTCGGCGAGCGCGGCGTCCACCCGCGCGATCTCCCCCTGGTAGAGGTCGCTCGCGAAGCGCTCGCGGAACGGGGACGGCGGTTCGTACGGATCGTGGGGATCGAAGAGGTGGACCCAGAGGAAAGCCCGCCGGCTCCCTCGCGCCCCCAGGAGGGCCAGAGCGGCGCGCACGACCTCGCCGGCGTCCCTCTCGAGGCCCTGCGGGTTTCGCGGATCGGTCATGCGGTCGTCGAACGTCTCGAACCCGCTCCGGACCGGGAAGCGCGCGGCGACCGGGTAGCCGCCCACGGCCGCCGCGGTGAAGAAACCCTCCGCGGCGAGCCGCTCGGCGAGCGTGCGGACGCCGGGAGACGCGCTGGTTTGGCCGTTCGCGTGAACTCCAGTGCGGGTCGGGTAGAGCCCGGTCAGGATCGACATGTGGGACGGCAGCGTGAGCGGCACTTGGGCGTAGGCGCGCTCGAACCGGGTCCCTCGCGCCGCCAGCGCGTCGAGCCAGGGCGTCCCGGCGTTCAGGTGGCCGTAGGATCCCAGGCGGTCCGGCCGCGTGGTGTCCAGCGTGACCAGGAGGAGGTGGCGCGCCGCAGGCTCGGAGGCGGGCCCGGCGCATCCCGCCGCGGCCATCGCCACCGCGATCGCCGCCATCGAGACGGCTCGGGCGAGACGCCGCGCCGCCAGGCGCGCGCCTCGCCTCACGGCAAGAGGGCGGCCGTGAACTCGCCCCGGGCGCCGCTTCCCGCGTCGCTCGCCGTGATCGCGACGGTCACCGCCTTGCATGGGAGGGTCAGGGTCTCCTCGATGACCGGATCGGGCTCCGCGTGGGAGTCGAACTCCTTCGCGGTGTTCGTGATGTTGAGGAAGCGGTAGTCCTGGAACGCGGGCTCGGCCGCGTCCCCGACGAGGAGCCTGATGAACACGGAGAAGTTCGCGGAGCGCTTGCCCTCGAGGTCCTCGAACAGGAGACGGCTCCGGTCGAGGCGGAGCTTCATGACGACGGCGCGCCGCCCGCGATCGGAGCAGGGGTCGGGGGCCAGCGTCAGCTCTCCCGTGAGCGGCGGGTAGGACTCGGGACGGGGAAGCTCTCGGCGCCCCTCGACTCGAACCCCTTTTCTCAGAACACGGATCCTGACGTCCCGAAGGCGCGAGATGGGGATGTCCCCGCGCGGATAGTACGCGACCGTGTAGAGCCCGGCGGACAGGTTCACGACGCCCTGGAGATCCCGGAACGCGTCGGTCCCCTGGGTCGCCGTCCCGCCCGTCCGATGCGCGAGATCCGCGAGCCCCGCCTGCCGGTTCTGCTCGCTGCGGCGGAATGGGTCGATCTGGAGCGCGCCGCTCGCCTCGTCGATGAAACCGCCCCGGCGCGCGCTGACCAGGCTGTTCTTCGCGGCGCCCCCGGGGTTCACGGTGAAGATCGAGACCTTCGCGGACGCCGCGGCCTCGGACAGCTTCTCGTACTCCGCGTCGAGTTCCTCCGTGCCGGAACCCGCGATCACGAGCTGGGGCGCCCGGGCGCCGAGCGACACCCGCGCGGCGTCCTGCGCGTCGCCCGCCGGATCGCGCGAGAACCCCTCACTGAAGAGGACGAGCGTCTTGATGTCCGGGATCGGCGCGAGGGACCGCACGATCGTGGTCAGGGCGGTCATGAGGGCGTCGGCCTCCCGGAACCGCGCATCCTGGTAAGCCGCCGCGTACTTCTCCACGCAGCCGAGCGAGTTCGACCGGCCGCGGCAGCTCGTCATGTCGCTGATGAGGCCGTCGAGGGATCCGAATCGGTCCTCCACCGCGCGGTTCGTGACCGAGACGGCCGTGTCGCAGGCCCGCTCGAGCCGCTCCTTGTCGGTCGTGAACCCCTGGAGGACGTCGATCTTCCCCGCGAAGTGGATCAGGGCGACCTGGTCGCCCGGAGCGAGGCCGGTCTCCAGGAACTTGCGCAGGGCCTCGATGGCTCGGATCGCCGTGGGGGTCGTGGTTGCGTAGTTGTCCACCACCAAGGCGATCCAGCGCCCCGGTGTGACCGAACGAGCCGGCGCGGGAGCGAGAGGCTCGGGCGGCGGGACCGCGCTCCCCGGCTCCCCGGACGCCGATTTGGGGAGGTAATAGCGCTGGAGCAGTGCCACCGCCTGGGGCACGCCTCCTTCCGAGATCTCGACCTCGTTGGCTCGGAGGTCGCTGACGGGCCTTCCCTTCCGATCGGTGGCCAGGAAGTTGAGCTGGACCAGATCCACGTTGACGTGCTCGGTCAGCCCCGAGGGGCGCGGCTTCTCCTGAGCCGCGCCGAGTGCCGCGGCGGCGACGAGCAGAAGCGCGCGGGAGACAGCAGGGGTCACCATGTCGAATTCAGCCGGAGGTCGGTATTTTACCCCACCGGGGCACGCCCACCCGGCGCCTACGAGGACACGTCATCGATTGAGCACGCCGCGGCTCGCAAGGCATCATCGGACGCGAGCACCCTGGCGAGGCGCGACGCCAGCGCGGGGTCGGTCGCAAGGGCCCGCTCGACGCGGGAGGCGGCAACCGCCGCGGCACGGGGAGACGCGTAGCCCAAGTACGCGGCGACATCGCTCAGCCGGCAGCATCCAGCAATGCGCGCGGCGTGGACGACGGCGCCGCGGGCCAGGGCCACGGCGGGACTTCCCCCTCGGCGCTCCGCGCGGATCGCAGCGGCATTCGTCCCGAACGCCTCGGCGACCGCCCGGGCGAGCGAGCCGAGGGAAGGGCTCGGGCCACCGCGCCGCGAATCGGCCGAGCAAGGAGCGGGCGGGAGGAGCGGCTCCACGCGCCACGCGAGATCCTCCGCCAGCGAGCCCTCCCGGAAGAGCGCTTTCCAGCGCGGACGTCCGTCCGCATCGCGGGTCCCGGGGTCCATTCCGGCCTCGACGTAGGAGCGATACCGGTGCCGTGCCCCGATCGAGCCGAAACGGGCCAGGACCGCTTCCGTGCGCAGCCACCCCGGCGCCCCGAGGTCGCCGAGGTAGCCTCGATAGCTCGAGTGGGGCCAGTCCTCGGGCCTGAAGGAGAGCCCGGCCTCGAACGGGTTCAGGTGGATGTACCGGCTGACCTCGGCGAGGTGTCTCCCCGACTGGACGGGAAGCAGGCGGGGCTTCGCGGTCAGGCGAAGAGCCGCGCCCGGCCGTTGGCCGCACGGCGGGACCTCGGCCCATGCCCGCTCGAAGCGGCGGATCGCCTCGCCGAGCACCGCCTCGGCGGCCCGGACGAGGAGGTGGTAGTGCCGCTCGAGGAGACAGTACCCGTGGACCTCCAGCCTCGACAGGGCGGCCAAATCGCCGACGAGATCGAGGAAGGTCGAGCCGTCGCCGGGTCGCCGGAGCAGGGTGGCAGGCCCCTCGGCGCGGTTCATCACGTGAAACCATGCCGATCCGGACCGAGCTTGCTGCGGCTGCCCCATGGCGTGGTGCCTCCGGTCCGTGCCGGAGGGGGCGGGAACCTCGGGGCATGCTAGCAGGTGGACTCGGATCGGTCGGGACGAGGGTTGCACGCGGGAAACGATGGCAGAGGCAAAAAAAGACCGCGCCGGCCGGCCTCCGAGGGTGAGGCCGGGCCGGCGCGGGGTGTTTGCGCTCTTGATCCGCCGGCGCCGTGCGCCGGAGGACGATCGCGGCGTGCCGCCTACTGCTTCACGTCAACGACCACGTGCTGCTCCTCGGTCTTCGACACGTGCACCAGGTACCCGTCCTGGCCGGGCATCCAGACTTCCGAGAGGAAGTGCTTCCCGTCGACCATGTCGAACACCAGGCTCCCCTTCGGGGCTTCGCCCGAACTTTGCCGGGCGAGCCGGGTGATCGGGGACAGGGCGGCGTTGAGCTTTCCGTCCACGCTCTGGAGCCGCAGCGCGGGCACCTGACGGGGTTGATTCAGGACCCGGTATTCCCCGGCCGGGAAGGACTTTCCGGCCACGTTGAACTCGAACGGGACGTTGGACGTGATCGTCGCACCCGAGCTTTGAGCGAGGGCCGGCAGCGACGTGACCAGGACGGAAAGGACGAGAAGCGCGACAACAGCTAGACTCCGGCGATTCATGTGAACTCTCCTCCGCGGGTCAGCGGACCCTGCGAGTTGCGATCCCACCGGAGCCGACGGGCTGGAGCGCTAGCTTGGCAATCGCGCCGTCCCGGTCATCCCTCCGGTTCGCCCAGACTGAATAGTGGACTATCCCACTCCTGTTTTATCGCACAGATCCCTTTTCCTGTCAAACCACCGGGAGGCGAGCGGAGGTCCCACTTGACACGACGCCGGGGCTCGCCTATTCTGTTGACAGGTTCTGGTCGGCATCCTCTCGTACAGAAACGAAAGTATGACGTGCCGAAGCCGATGACGTGCTGAGGCACGAGCGTCCGACCCGTCGGATCGGGTCGGCGGCCGGAACCCGAGAACGGCGCCACAAGGAGCGCCAGGAGTTCGAGACATGGGTACCAGACTCTACGTCGGCAACCTCCCCTTCAGCGCGGACGAGAACCAAATCCGCGACCTCTTCGCCCAGGGCGGCCGCACGGTCAGCGAGGTCAAGCTCGTCACCGACCGCGACACCGGCCGTCCTCGTGGCTTCGGCTTCGTCGAGATGGGCAGCAACGAGGATGCCGACAGCGCGATCCGGGACCTCAACGGGTTCGACTTCGGTGGCCGAGCGCTGACCGTGAACGAGGCGCGCGAGCGCACGGGCGGCGGCGGCGGCGGCGGCGGCTTCGGTGGTGGCGGCGGCGGCGGTCGTGGCCGCGGCGGGAATCGCCGCTTCTAGTCCCGGCATCAACGGGCGAATTCGCTCTGGGGCGCCTCTTCGGAGGCGCCCCTTTTTATTCTGCCTCCACCCACGCCGTTCCCATCACCGCCCCGCCCTCGCAAGAAACTTCTTGACGTCTCGAATTATAGTGATATAGTGTTATATGTCACATGGTCACATGAGGTGGAGGGACCCATGGCGTACGGCGCTTCAACGGAATCGGCCGGTTCCGGCTGGACCCACTTCGACGAGATGCGCTCCGCCCGGCGCGTTCAGTCCCGCCTTCTCCCCAGTTTGGTGCCAAGGCCCGGCGGGCTCGAGTGTGCCGGACTCAGCCTCCCTGCGCGAGGTGTTGGAGGCGATTTTTACGACTTCATCGAGGCCGCGCCGGGACGCGTCGCCCTCGTGTTGGGAGACGTCTCGGGAAAGGGAGTTCCGGCCGCGCTGATGATGGCCACGCTGCAGGCGAGCCTCCGCAGCCACTATGCGCTGGCCGGCGGCGACCTCGAGCGGCTGCTGGTCTCCGTGAACCGCCTGTTCCTGGAGTGCACGGCCCCCGAGCACTATGCGAGCCTGTTCGTCGGCGAATACCACGAGGCGTCGGGACGCTTCCGGTATGCGAACTGCGGCCACGTTCCGCCCGTGCTGCTGCGCCCCGGCCTCCGTGTCGAGCGCCTGCGCCCGACCGCCACGGTCCTCGGGATGTTCGACCGCTGGACGTGCGGCACCCGCGAAATCCCGCTCTCGCCCGGTGACCTCCTGCTCCTGGTCAGCGACGGCGCGACGGAGGCCACGTGCGCGGGTGGTGAGGCCTTCGGCGACGAGCGCCTGATCGCCGCGATCGAGGCGCATCGCGAGCTGCGCGCCGGCGCGCTCGTCCGCGCGATCTCGGACGAGGCGGAGGCCTTCAGCGGCGGCGAGCGCGCGGACGACCTGACGATCGTCGCGGCGCGCGTTCGGGGCCGCCGAGGCGCTCCGGTCGCCGCGTGCACGGCCGGCGGCGAAAACGAGCCGCGTCGAGGATAGCGATGCAGCTTCACGTCCACCCCGGGGACGAGCTCCCGATCTACCGGCAGATCGTCCGCCAGGTCACCGACGCCATCGCCGGCGGCCGGCTGAGGCCCGGGGACAAGCTGCTCTCCCACCGGGATCTGGCGGAGAACCTCGTGATCGCGCCCCTGACCGTGAAGAAGGCCTACGACGAGCTGGAGCAACAGGGCCTGATAGAGACGCAGAGGGGTCGAGGGACCTTCGTGAGCGAAGGCCTCCCGGAGCGGCCGCCGGAGGAGAAGCTGGAGCGTCTGCGCGACGCGGGGCAGCGCCTGCTCTCCCAGGCCGCGCTCAGCGGGGTCCCCTTCGCGGACGTTCTCGACCTGCTCCACGAGATGCAGAAAGGAATGGAGCCATGAAGGCGCTCGAGTTCGATGGCATCCACCGCGCGTACACCCGTGGCTCCGACGTGCTCCGCGGGGTCGGCTTCTCGCTCTTGCCCGGCGAGGTGGTCGGGCTCCTCGGGAAGAACGGGGCCGGGAAGACCACGCTGATCCGGATCGCCATGGGCATGATGGAGCCTCAGGGCGGAAAGGTGCGGGTGCTCGGGATGGACCCGCGCGAGAATCCCGTGGAGGTGAAGCGTCGGGTGGGCTACGTCGCCGAGGACCAGATCCTTCCGCCGTTCTTCACCGTCGGCCAAGTCGTGGACCTCCACCGCGGCCTGTACCCCACCTGGGACGACGCGATGGCGCGCGACCTCATGGACCGGTTCGAGCTGTCGCGTCGCGCCAGAATCCGTACGCTCAGCAAGGGGCAGGTGCGCCGCGCCGCGCTGCTCTGCGCCGTGGCACACCGGCCCGAGCTTCTCCTGCTCGACGAGCCGGCGAGCGGCCTCGACCCCGCGGCGCGCCGGGAGTTCCTCGAGACGTCGATCCGGCTCCTCAACGAGTCGGGAACCGCGATCCTGTTCTCCTCGCACTACATGAGCGACGTCGAGCGCATGGCCGACCGGATCGTCATGATCCATGGCGGAAGGGTCCTGATCGACAACGGCCTCGACGAGCTCAGGGAGGGATTCGCGCTCGCGATGGTGCCGAGAGAGGCGATGGCCGACCGGGGGCGCCTCCTGGCGCTCGGCGGCTGTCTCGGCGTGCGCGAGCGGCCGGACGCCTGGCATGCGATCCTGCGGCTGTCCCCCGTCGAGGCCCGGACGGCGCTCCGGGAGGAGCTGGGCCTTCCCGACATTCCCTGCCGGGCGATCCCGCTCGAGGATATGTTCGTGGAGCTGGCCGGGGGTCGGCCATGATGCTCGCCCGTATCCGCCACGACGACGCCTGGCGGAGCCTCCCATACTGGGGGTTGATCCTGGGCCTCAACGCGGGCGTCTTCACGGGGCTCGTGACGGCTCTCGCGCTCAAGCGGCACGTCCAGGTCCCCCCGATCCTGGTCGTGCTGGTCGGCGGGTTCACCTTCGCTCTCTACCTCGTGCTCGGCGGCGGGAAGGCGCGGTGCCGCGTCTTCGACCTGGCGCTCCCGATCTCGGCGCGGCGGATCTGGCTCGCCCACCTGGCCGCGGTCGCGCTGGCGGGAACCCTCCTGGTGGCGTGGTGCGTCGGGATCGCCGCCCTCCCCACCGGGACGGTCGGCGGCATCGACGTGCGGTGCCCGGGCCTTCCGGGCCTCGGGCTCCTTCTCGAGAGCGGGATGCTGCTCGCGGCCGTCCTGCTGCAGCTGCCCAAGCCCTCGCTCGCCCGCATCCCCGACTCCAGGGCTCACGATGCGTGGAATCTCCTCGTGTTGTTGGGGGTGATCGCGCTCCTGGCGGCACTGAGCGGGGCGGGACCCGCCGGGGCGCTCGTCCCGCTCGCGCTGGCCGCCGCGGCCTTCGTCCGCGGCTTCCGGTCCGTGCCAGAGGCGTTCGTGGTCGTGCCTCGCGACCCCGCCGACGGACGCTCCCGCAGCGCGGAAGGCCCGACCGCAACGGATCCCGGAGAGGCGGTCGGCCCCCCCGGCCGCGTGCCGTGGAGCGTCCGGCTCGCGGCGTTCCGCTGCCTGACGTCGGGGGTGAAGGAATGGATCGTCTACTCTCTCATCGTCCTGCTCGGGCTGTTCCTCGGCGGGGCGCTCACGCCCTGGAGGGACGACGGCGACCTCAGGGACCTCCGATACGTCTACATCCCGCTGGCCAGCTACATGCTCTTCAGCTTCGTCATGCCCAGGCTGGCCCTTCTCCAGGACCTGGACCCGCTTCCGCTCTCGCGGCGGGCCCTGTTCGCCGGGCTGGTTCTGCCCGGCGCGATCGCCTTCGCCGCAGCCTGGAGCGCGGGTGCGCTGGTGGAGTCGCGTTTCGGGGTTCGCGCGGAGTTCGTGGATTTCCTCAAGGACGAGCAGACCGGCCGCTGGTCGGTGACGGTGCCGCTGCGAATCCACCGGCTCGCGTTCGACGGCCGGGCGCCGGAGATCCTGTCGCCCTGGGGCGAATCGCACCCCGCGGACCGGCAGCCGCTCCTGCGCGGCGGCCGGGGAGTGATCTGGTCGCCGTACAGCACGCCGCCGGGATGCTCAG
The DNA window shown above is from Terriglobia bacterium and carries:
- a CDS encoding sulfatase-like hydrolase/transferase: MAAIAVAMAAAGCAGPASEPAARHLLLVTLDTTRPDRLGSYGHLNAGTPWLDALAARGTRFERAYAQVPLTLPSHMSILTGLYPTRTGVHANGQTSASPGVRTLAERLAAEGFFTAAAVGGYPVAARFPVRSGFETFDDRMTDPRNPQGLERDAGEVVRAALALLGARGSRRAFLWVHLFDPHDPYEPPSPFRERFASDLYQGEIARVDAALADLEPRLASALAGESLLVCVVGDHGEALGEHGEETHGFFLYEPTVRVPLLMAGPRVPRGKAYSSPVQTVDLVPTLMSLLGLPVPSGLDGTPLDLGARSPASPRRVYLETELPFAHYGWSPLHGAVDGHAKYVSAPRPELYDLASDPGETRSLYSERAEEAGELDAWIRRARETGSREGGPPPMAADPRLLSLGYVGTGARGGASGAMIDPKDELATYRRFQQASKALEAGVPGEALPLLDALLAESDTPGVRFQRARALRMSGRLREAEAELGNVAAAEPDFPGIHLERCWTALNLGDPRTALAEAERHLRQDPSNAQVLMFRGAAREGLGDLGGAESDYRAARDANPAFGGASLRLAALLVRAGRIPEAKEVLKSRLAIDEADRLARGLLDSL
- a CDS encoding VWA domain-containing protein, which translates into the protein MVTPAVSRALLLVAAAALGAAQEKPRPSGLTEHVNVDLVQLNFLATDRKGRPVSDLRANEVEISEGGVPQAVALLQRYYLPKSASGEPGSAVPPPEPLAPAPARSVTPGRWIALVVDNYATTTPTAIRAIEALRKFLETGLAPGDQVALIHFAGKIDVLQGFTTDKERLERACDTAVSVTNRAVEDRFGSLDGLISDMTSCRGRSNSLGCVEKYAAAYQDARFREADALMTALTTIVRSLAPIPDIKTLVLFSEGFSRDPAGDAQDAARVSLGARAPQLVIAGSGTEELDAEYEKLSEAAASAKVSIFTVNPGGAAKNSLVSARRGGFIDEASGALQIDPFRRSEQNRQAGLADLAHRTGGTATQGTDAFRDLQGVVNLSAGLYTVAYYPRGDIPISRLRDVRIRVLRKGVRVEGRRELPRPESYPPLTGELTLAPDPCSDRGRRAVVMKLRLDRSRLLFEDLEGKRSANFSVFIRLLVGDAAEPAFQDYRFLNITNTAKEFDSHAEPDPVIEETLTLPCKAVTVAITASDAGSGARGEFTAALLP
- a CDS encoding RNA-binding protein, with translation MGTRLYVGNLPFSADENQIRDLFAQGGRTVSEVKLVTDRDTGRPRGFGFVEMGSNEDADSAIRDLNGFDFGGRALTVNEARERTGGGGGGGGFGGGGGGGRGRGGNRRF
- a CDS encoding PP2C family protein-serine/threonine phosphatase; protein product: MAYGASTESAGSGWTHFDEMRSARRVQSRLLPSLVPRPGGLECAGLSLPARGVGGDFYDFIEAAPGRVALVLGDVSGKGVPAALMMATLQASLRSHYALAGGDLERLLVSVNRLFLECTAPEHYASLFVGEYHEASGRFRYANCGHVPPVLLRPGLRVERLRPTATVLGMFDRWTCGTREIPLSPGDLLLLVSDGATEATCAGGEAFGDERLIAAIEAHRELRAGALVRAISDEAEAFSGGERADDLTIVAARVRGRRGAPVAACTAGGENEPRRG
- a CDS encoding GntR family transcriptional regulator is translated as MQLHVHPGDELPIYRQIVRQVTDAIAGGRLRPGDKLLSHRDLAENLVIAPLTVKKAYDELEQQGLIETQRGRGTFVSEGLPERPPEEKLERLRDAGQRLLSQAALSGVPFADVLDLLHEMQKGMEP
- a CDS encoding ABC transporter ATP-binding protein; this translates as MKALEFDGIHRAYTRGSDVLRGVGFSLLPGEVVGLLGKNGAGKTTLIRIAMGMMEPQGGKVRVLGMDPRENPVEVKRRVGYVAEDQILPPFFTVGQVVDLHRGLYPTWDDAMARDLMDRFELSRRARIRTLSKGQVRRAALLCAVAHRPELLLLDEPASGLDPAARREFLETSIRLLNESGTAILFSSHYMSDVERMADRIVMIHGGRVLIDNGLDELREGFALAMVPREAMADRGRLLALGGCLGVRERPDAWHAILRLSPVEARTALREELGLPDIPCRAIPLEDMFVELAGGRP